A single region of the Helicobacter sp. 11S03491-1 genome encodes:
- the rplC gene encoding 50S ribosomal protein L3 yields the protein MEFLVEKIGMSRTVGAPSVPVTLLKVVNAKVCQVYGNGKALIAYPRGKQFNKAIEGQQKKYSLSKEFNHFATLMVANKEVGDLDMNGLENAKKLKATFSTKGRGFTGAMKRWNFQGGPAAHGSRFHRRLGSIGNREWPGRVQPGKKMAGHYGNEKVTGQNEIVSFDKESGILVVKGSVAGFSGAYGKILITK from the coding sequence ATGGAATTTCTAGTAGAAAAAATTGGTATGAGTAGAACAGTTGGAGCTCCAAGTGTGCCTGTAACTTTGCTAAAAGTTGTGAATGCCAAAGTATGCCAAGTATATGGGAATGGCAAAGCTTTGATTGCATATCCCAGAGGCAAGCAATTCAACAAAGCTATTGAGGGACAGCAAAAAAAATATAGTCTTAGCAAGGAATTTAATCATTTTGCTACTCTTATGGTGGCTAATAAAGAAGTTGGCGATCTGGATATGAATGGGTTAGAGAACGCTAAAAAACTAAAAGCTACCTTTAGCACTAAAGGACGCGGTTTTACAGGCGCTATGAAGAGATGGAATTTTCAAGGTGGTCCGGCTGCCCATGGGAGCAGATTTCACAGAAGATTAGGTTCTATTGGTAATAGAGAGTGGCCGGGAAGAGTCCAACCGGGCAAAAAAATGGCAGGGCATTATGGAAATGAAAAAGTTACAGGACAAAATGAAATTGTATCTTTTGATAAAGAAAGCGGGATTTTGGTCGTTAAAGGTTCTGTAGCAGGTTTTTCCGGTGCTTATGGCAAGATATTAATTACGAAATAA
- the rpsJ gene encoding 30S ribosomal protein S10 yields MEKIRLKLKAYDHRVLDRSVASIVEAVKRTGSEIKGPIPLPTKNRRYTVLRSPHINKDSREQFEIRVHSRVIDIMSATPETVDSLMKLDLAPEVDVEVTSMENK; encoded by the coding sequence ATGGAAAAGATTAGACTTAAGCTTAAAGCTTATGATCACAGAGTTTTGGACAGATCAGTTGCCTCTATTGTAGAAGCAGTAAAAAGAACAGGTTCAGAGATCAAAGGACCCATCCCACTCCCTACAAAAAATAGAAGATATACAGTTTTGCGTTCTCCACATATCAATAAAGATTCCAGAGAGCAGTTTGAAATTAGGGTGCATAGTAGGGTGATTGACATCATGTCAGCAACTCCGGAAACTGTGGATAGTCTTATGAAGCTTGATTTAGCTCCTGAAGTAGATGTTGAAGTAACTTCAATGGAAAATAAATAA